One stretch of Thermanaerosceptrum fracticalcis DNA includes these proteins:
- a CDS encoding restriction endonuclease subunit S: MNPSIDIFINSFAMRGITSREQLLNEMLRVKLTARAVKSRKKSLQDGEQLFELMKHSTESTILGYFPGDRDFFSSIYKVAQEIDLIEYTLKLYQNDRFGQIFSPAYLTEYVCSLIDDAKAQSILIAEAEKSLSGLKGLVEKHQSSNITFTTSNVLMFMLLKLGFEEYENVSILNQSIYQELLIDARFDFIYSLPDFGGKIEAVNHKFMSSRPDVVATQNLLRHLSDRGTLVTVLPAKIAFASGSEAKLREHIMTHYQLEGIYSLPEGTFKPYTAIKTYMLKIGAVKKENVSVGYLGYDNGLYVDKVKVVSNEDFAAHEDWRIELILADDDENIRKYKTSTLERVKLHEVAEVFRGKSILKKDVKPGKIMVLNISNITDTGIDYSNMDSIDEEERKIKRYELIDGDIVLSCRGSAIKTGVYRKQKSIVIASANVIVIRPNNRVLSDYLKIFFESPVGIALIKSFQRGTTIVNINHTDIMEMEIPLLSIEEQKELAAHYEAESTLYRETISKAEERFAAEKEKIYERLL, encoded by the coding sequence CTTTTCGAATTGATGAAGCATTCTACAGAAAGTACAATCCTGGGATACTTTCCAGGCGACAGGGATTTCTTTTCTTCTATTTATAAGGTTGCACAAGAAATTGATCTTATTGAGTATACACTTAAACTATACCAAAACGACCGTTTCGGACAAATATTCTCTCCGGCTTATTTGACGGAATATGTCTGTAGCCTGATAGATGATGCAAAAGCCCAGTCGATACTTATTGCCGAAGCAGAAAAAAGCCTGTCAGGTCTTAAAGGCTTGGTGGAGAAGCATCAGTCAAGCAATATAACCTTTACCACATCCAATGTACTTATGTTTATGCTGCTTAAGCTTGGATTTGAAGAATATGAGAACGTCAGTATTCTTAATCAGTCGATATACCAGGAGCTTCTTATTGACGCACGTTTTGACTTTATCTATTCACTGCCTGATTTTGGCGGCAAGATTGAAGCTGTTAACCATAAATTTATGTCCTCAAGACCAGATGTTGTGGCAACGCAGAATTTACTTCGACACTTATCTGACAGAGGCACGCTGGTGACTGTGCTCCCTGCTAAGATTGCATTTGCAAGTGGTTCTGAAGCAAAGCTGCGTGAGCATATCATGACCCACTATCAATTGGAGGGTATTTACAGTCTTCCCGAAGGCACTTTCAAGCCGTATACTGCCATAAAAACCTATATGCTTAAAATAGGTGCTGTAAAAAAGGAAAATGTGAGCGTGGGATATTTAGGTTATGATAATGGTCTTTATGTCGATAAAGTGAAGGTAGTGTCCAACGAAGATTTTGCCGCTCATGAGGATTGGCGAATTGAACTTATACTCGCGGATGATGACGAGAATATCAGAAAGTATAAGACATCAACTCTTGAAAGAGTTAAACTTCATGAAGTTGCAGAGGTTTTCAGGGGAAAATCAATCCTCAAAAAAGATGTTAAGCCTGGGAAAATCATGGTACTGAATATTTCAAACATTACTGATACCGGCATTGATTATTCCAATATGGACAGTATTGATGAAGAAGAACGAAAAATCAAAAGATATGAGCTGATAGACGGAGATATAGTCTTATCCTGCAGGGGATCGGCAATTAAAACGGGTGTATACCGTAAACAAAAAAGTATCGTTATCGCCTCGGCCAATGTTATAGTTATCAGACCCAATAATAGGGTCTTAAGCGATTACCTTAAGATATTCTTTGAGAGTCCTGTCGGAATAGCACTTATAAAAAGCTTCCAACGAGGAACGACCATTGTAAATATAAATCACACTGACATTATGGAAATGGAAATACCACTCTTAAGTATAGAAGAGCAGAAAGAGCTGGCAGCTCACTATGAAGCTGAAAGCACCCTGTATCGAGAAACTATCAGCAAGGCTGAGGAACGCTTTGCTGCTGAAAAAGAAAAAATCTATGAGAGATTGCTCTAA